Proteins from a genomic interval of Peptococcaceae bacterium:
- a CDS encoding acetoacetate decarboxylase family protein has translation MGELKGFCHPLSPGGKSQLIGGPPWHFVSEQMIITYRAEPGQVSKFIPEPLKPSTIEPNGCCVRINSFVSVWDSEKEMLFTNPERCNFKEGFIDIHCNYQGEEAKKLAFIWVDNDFTLLRGWFMGAPKKLGKIYTSYEKRHLHELNPAIGKFGTGSKIKGIVTAHADRLITASMTLGKKITAEELPASLKCKMFNIIHFPNIAIGADKPMVNCLVQDVTTANIGEVWEAKDAALIFNESDIEEHILLKPKEITGAYFMSLGITFHGVQIIHDYNKSAERGINLR, from the coding sequence ATGGGTGAATTAAAAGGTTTTTGTCATCCTTTATCACCGGGAGGTAAAAGCCAGCTGATTGGAGGACCCCCCTGGCATTTTGTATCAGAACAAATGATAATAACCTATCGGGCTGAACCGGGTCAGGTCAGCAAATTTATCCCCGAACCGCTTAAGCCATCTACAATTGAACCGAATGGCTGCTGCGTGCGGATTAACTCCTTTGTTTCAGTATGGGATAGTGAGAAGGAAATGCTGTTTACAAACCCGGAAAGATGCAATTTTAAAGAAGGTTTTATCGATATTCATTGCAATTATCAAGGCGAAGAAGCTAAGAAGCTTGCATTTATCTGGGTTGACAATGACTTTACATTATTAAGAGGATGGTTTATGGGGGCTCCCAAAAAGCTCGGCAAAATATACACCAGCTATGAAAAACGGCATCTCCATGAACTGAATCCTGCTATCGGCAAATTTGGAACCGGTTCAAAAATCAAAGGCATTGTTACTGCTCATGCCGACAGGTTGATAACCGCCAGCATGACATTGGGTAAAAAGATAACCGCTGAAGAGCTTCCTGCATCATTGAAATGCAAGATGTTTAATATAATTCACTTTCCTAATATTGCGATTGGTGCGGATAAACCTATGGTTAATTGTTTAGTACAAGATGTTACTACGGCAAATATCGGCGAAGTATGGGAAGCGAAAGATGCCGCGCTCATTTTCAATGAATCAGATATCGAAGAACACATTTTACTTAAACCAAAAGAGATCACGGGAGCTTATTTCATGAGTTTAGGAATTACCTTCCATGGAGTCCAGATTATACATGATTATAACAAATCAGCGGAGCGAGGCATTAACCTGCGCTAA
- a CDS encoding FAD-binding protein → MNNANEIKTDVLVIGGGMAGCRAALEAVGNNVKVTMVMKTGIGKGGATGPYWYGGMSLPTGDTDPQDNPEEMYKDIVRSAWGMCDEKLAKILAYEIVDRYNDLERWGFSPPNKVDGKFHQHKACFATRPRAITMFGFSPTAIEILKQQVEKHSITVRDDIAIVSLLTRGKSCVGALGIDKKGEFHVFKAKSTILATGGAAGIFPPRYDPQAAGAGYVMGYRAGADLINMEFIQMFAKLPLDFPVIPYFLNPEMYNALGDRFFPRYLPQDVPLEKCLYERMGHVPFSTSDDGKHIDIAIYKELLEGRGTKEGCVVLDFTKVAKQNALKEAEKLGLSHMFGPFMDLILAKTHAVRPDAHAFNGGLKINEKAETCIEGLYAAGETAGGPHGADRLGGNMIAACLVFGARAGKYAAERARRADYMEIDKDQLNEERYKYSNILKSKGNLRVSDLENQIRTLMWRSCLIVRNKEGLERCIKELKRIKNEDLPRLSLDSDGEIFRAVSIPSMLDASLIVAWAALQRTESRGGHYREDFPERDDVNMNKLIVINKAVFNIDG, encoded by the coding sequence TTGAATAACGCAAACGAAATCAAGACAGATGTTTTAGTAATTGGCGGTGGCATGGCCGGCTGCAGGGCTGCGCTTGAAGCCGTTGGCAATAATGTTAAAGTTACTATGGTCATGAAAACAGGCATAGGAAAAGGCGGAGCTACTGGCCCTTATTGGTATGGGGGGATGAGCCTGCCAACCGGTGATACTGATCCCCAGGATAACCCCGAAGAAATGTACAAAGACATTGTCCGTTCAGCCTGGGGGATGTGTGATGAAAAATTAGCCAAGATACTGGCGTACGAAATAGTCGACAGATATAACGATTTGGAAAGATGGGGCTTTTCTCCACCCAACAAAGTTGACGGTAAGTTTCATCAACACAAGGCCTGTTTTGCAACCAGGCCAAGAGCAATTACCATGTTTGGTTTCTCGCCCACAGCTATTGAAATCCTTAAACAACAGGTAGAAAAACACAGTATTACGGTAAGGGACGACATAGCAATTGTAAGTCTTTTGACCAGAGGCAAGTCTTGCGTCGGGGCCCTGGGTATAGATAAAAAAGGAGAATTCCATGTTTTCAAGGCGAAGTCGACAATATTGGCAACCGGTGGTGCAGCAGGAATATTTCCGCCTCGCTATGATCCCCAGGCGGCAGGGGCCGGCTATGTCATGGGATACCGGGCTGGTGCGGACCTGATAAACATGGAATTCATACAAATGTTTGCCAAGCTGCCGTTGGATTTTCCTGTAATCCCTTATTTCTTAAACCCTGAAATGTATAATGCATTGGGAGACAGGTTTTTCCCCAGATATTTGCCTCAAGATGTCCCCCTGGAAAAATGTCTCTATGAAAGGATGGGGCACGTTCCATTCAGTACGAGCGATGACGGGAAGCATATCGATATTGCCATTTATAAAGAGCTGCTGGAAGGAAGAGGGACCAAAGAAGGGTGCGTGGTTCTCGATTTCACCAAGGTAGCAAAACAGAACGCTCTAAAAGAGGCGGAAAAGCTTGGACTAAGCCACATGTTTGGGCCCTTTATGGACTTGATTTTAGCTAAGACCCACGCGGTCCGGCCCGACGCTCATGCTTTTAATGGCGGCTTAAAGATTAATGAAAAGGCGGAAACATGCATTGAGGGGTTGTATGCGGCCGGCGAGACTGCGGGAGGTCCTCATGGAGCTGATCGCCTGGGAGGAAACATGATTGCTGCTTGCCTGGTATTTGGGGCCAGAGCAGGCAAATACGCTGCGGAAAGAGCAAGACGCGCTGATTATATGGAAATCGATAAAGACCAATTAAATGAAGAACGTTATAAATACAGCAACATTCTGAAAAGCAAAGGGAATTTAAGGGTATCAGATTTAGAAAACCAGATACGTACGCTTATGTGGAGGAGCTGCCTTATTGTTCGCAATAAAGAAGGTCTTGAGAGGTGCATCAAGGAGTTAAAACGTATTAAAAATGAGGACCTGCCAAGATTATCACTTGATAGCGATGGTGAAATCTTCAGAGCAGTATCAATTCCAAGTATGCTTGATGCGAGCCTTATTGTGGCGTGGGCGGCCTTGCAGAGGACGGAAAGCAGGGGCG